Proteins from one Hyperolius riggenbachi isolate aHypRig1 chromosome 4, aHypRig1.pri, whole genome shotgun sequence genomic window:
- the B3GNT5 gene encoding lactosylceramide 1,3-N-acetyl-beta-D-glucosaminyltransferase — MFISSRRLRRCQLLQVLATCFFVSFMLMWVQDDNDVINHIKSYSYRYLINKYDFVNYSLTIVRDKSDDSKNFKYLINNEDKCENKNLLLLLFVKTSPENRRRRDAIRSTWGNEEYIRTQYAANIKVVFALGVDKDPVTRSLQQGQLDLENQVYKDLIQQEFQDTFHNLTLKFLLQFGWVNAYCPNAKFIMTADDDIFIHTPNLVSYLNAMDSLGVQDFWIGRVHRGSPPVRNKLSKYYVPYEMYQWSSYPDYTAGAAYVVSQDVAAKVYEASQTLNTSLYIDDVFMGICANKMRVVPQYHLFFSGEGKAPYHQCIYNRMMTSHGHTDDIHYLWRQATDPKVKDLASGFWGDLYCKIVNMVLLCRILFADTYPCSAAWS, encoded by the coding sequence ATGTTTATTAGTAGCAGAAGGTTAAGAAGATGCCAACTTCTCCAGGTATTGGCCACTTGCTTTTTTGTGTCTTTCATGCTGATGTGGGTTCAGGACGACAATGATGTTATAAACCACATAAAGTCTTACTCTTATCGTTATCTAATAAACAAGTATGACTTTGTGAATTACAGCCTGACAATTGTACGGGACAAGTCTGATGACTCTAAAAACTTCAAGTACTTGATTAATAATGAAGACAAGTGTGAAAATAAAAACTTACTTCTCTTGCTTTTCGTTAAGACGTCGCCAGAGAACCGAAGACGGCGTGATGCAATCAGGAGCACTTGGGGCAATGAGGAATATATCCGTACCCAGTATGCTGCTAACATCAAAGTTGTATTTGCCCTTGGAGTTGATAAAGACCCCGTAACGCGCAGTCTGCAACAGGGACAGTTGGACCTGGAAAACCAGGTGTATAAAGACTTGATACAACAAGAGTTCCAGGACACTTTCCATAACCTAACTCTAAAGTTCCTCCTGCAGTTTGGTTGGGTAAATGCATACTGTCCCAATGCAAAATTTATAATGACTGCAGATGATGACATCTTTATCCACACACCCAATCTGGTTTCATATTTGAATGCCATGGATAGCTTAGGCGTCCAAGACTTCTGGATTGGTAGGGTTCATCGTGGATCCCCTCCAGTACGGAACAAACTTAGCAAGTACTATGTTCCCTATGAAATGTATCAGTGGTCATCTTATCCTGACTATACTGCAGGGGCTGCTTATGTTGTGTCTCAAGATGTGGCAGCCAAAGTGTATGAGGCATCACAAACCTTAAATACCAGCTTGTACATTGATGACGTTTTTATGGGAATCTGTGCCAATAAAATGAGGGTTGTGCCTCAGTATCACTTATTCTTTTCAGGGGAAGGTAAGGCCCCTTATCACCAGTGCATCTATAACCGGATGATGACATCTCATGGACATACAGATGATATTCATTATCTGTGGAGGCAAGCTACTGATCCTAAGGTGAAAGATTTAGCATCTGGCTTCTGGGGAGACTTGTACTGCAAGATAGTTAATATGGTGCTTCTCTGCAGGATTCTGTTTGCTGATACATATCCATGTTCAGCTGCATGGTCTTAG